The following proteins are co-located in the Sphingomonas donggukensis genome:
- a CDS encoding TPM domain-containing protein — protein MARLSEADHATVTAAVTAAEAHTDGEIVTVVAGSSDRYHDVALHWTVLAMLFVLALLAVFPGVAEDIHLALVDGWADRVPGSAYYTIALVLLAVTFLVARLLLAWRPLRLALTPGATKTRRVRAKALELFRTGAEKRTIAATGVLLYLSLDEHRAELIADAAIHDRVSEDVWGHAMAALIAAVKDGRPGDGMAAAVAEIGVVLAEHFPRSEGDTNELPDRLIEL, from the coding sequence ATGGCGCGGCTGAGCGAGGCGGATCACGCGACCGTCACCGCGGCGGTAACCGCGGCGGAGGCGCATACCGACGGTGAGATCGTGACGGTCGTGGCGGGATCGTCCGACCGGTACCACGACGTCGCGCTGCACTGGACGGTGCTGGCGATGCTCTTCGTGCTGGCTCTGCTGGCGGTGTTCCCCGGCGTGGCCGAGGATATCCACCTGGCGCTGGTCGATGGCTGGGCGGACCGGGTGCCGGGTAGCGCATACTACACGATCGCGCTGGTCTTGCTGGCGGTGACGTTCCTCGTCGCGCGGCTGTTGCTGGCGTGGCGACCGCTTCGCCTCGCACTGACGCCGGGCGCGACCAAGACGCGGCGGGTGCGGGCGAAGGCGCTGGAGCTGTTCCGCACCGGTGCCGAGAAACGCACGATCGCCGCGACGGGCGTTCTGCTGTACCTGAGCCTCGACGAACACCGTGCCGAGCTGATCGCCGACGCCGCGATCCACGATCGGGTAAGCGAGGACGTGTGGGGCCACGCCATGGCGGCGCTGATCGCGGCGGTGAAGGACGGGCGCCCCGGCGACGGCATGGCCGCGGCGGTCGCGGAGATCGGCGTGGTGCTGGCCGAGCATTTCCCGCGCAGTGAGGGCGACACCAACGAGCTGCCCGACCGGCTGATCGAATTGTGA
- a CDS encoding TPM domain-containing protein has translation MIVRHIALSLAMLLFGTAVPAAAQTFPKLTGFVVDDANVLPPEVEASLTAKLDALQKDTKRQLIIATIGDMQGYPLDEYGYKLGRAWGVGLKDANNGAILFVAPNNPAGQRGPRLEVGYGLEPILTDALSSVIINQQMMPRLRAGEVPQGMEAGADAVIAQLRASPEEQQAKVDAAVKQFDRTHRTSARRGGGGFPVSLVFFGMILFFVLLSFGRRGRGRKYRGDGDSGVLPVILWSIANEIGREASRGGGGGGFGGWSGGGGGGGGGGWGGGGFSGGGGGSFGGGGASGSW, from the coding sequence ATGATCGTTCGCCACATCGCCCTGTCGCTCGCGATGCTGCTCTTTGGAACGGCAGTGCCGGCGGCGGCGCAGACGTTCCCGAAGCTGACCGGTTTCGTCGTCGATGATGCCAACGTCCTCCCGCCCGAGGTCGAGGCGTCGCTGACCGCGAAGCTCGATGCGTTGCAGAAGGATACCAAGCGCCAGCTGATCATCGCGACGATCGGCGACATGCAGGGCTATCCGCTCGACGAATACGGCTACAAGCTCGGGCGGGCGTGGGGTGTCGGGCTGAAGGATGCCAACAACGGCGCGATACTGTTCGTGGCGCCGAACAATCCCGCCGGGCAGCGGGGCCCGCGACTGGAAGTCGGCTATGGGCTGGAGCCGATCCTGACCGACGCCTTGTCGAGCGTCATCATCAACCAGCAGATGATGCCCCGCCTGCGCGCGGGCGAGGTGCCGCAGGGGATGGAGGCGGGTGCCGATGCCGTCATCGCCCAGCTGCGCGCCAGCCCCGAGGAGCAGCAGGCCAAGGTCGATGCCGCGGTTAAGCAGTTCGACCGGACGCACCGCACGTCGGCGCGACGTGGCGGCGGCGGCTTCCCGGTGTCGCTGGTCTTCTTCGGGATGATCCTGTTCTTTGTCCTGCTGTCGTTCGGGCGGCGCGGTCGGGGCCGCAAGTATCGCGGCGACGGCGATAGCGGCGTCCTGCCGGTGATCCTGTGGTCGATCGCCAACGAGATCGGGCGCGAGGCGAGCCGCGGCGGTGGCGGCGGCGGCTTCGGCGGCTGGTCCGGTGGCGGCGGCGGTGGTGGCGGCGGCGGCTGGGGCGGCGGCGGCTTTTCCGGCGGCGGCGGCGGATCGTTCGGGGGCGGTGGCGCCTCGGGGAGCTGGTAA
- a CDS encoding LemA family protein: MKLRATFVGVAALTLSACGLNSVPTAEENAKARWADVQNQYQRRADLIPNLVATVKAAGAQEKAILTEVTQARASANQVQVSGDDLTDPNKMAAYQRAQAGVTLSLQRLQEAYPELKSQGNYTTLMSQLEGTENRITIARNDYNTAVQAYNTRIRTFPDAVGAKIFYGAKPLTPFQATTPGAETAPSVGAAFGNAS; the protein is encoded by the coding sequence ATGAAGCTTCGTGCAACTTTCGTCGGTGTCGCCGCCCTGACCCTGTCGGCGTGTGGATTGAACAGTGTGCCGACGGCCGAGGAAAACGCCAAGGCGCGCTGGGCCGATGTGCAGAACCAGTATCAGCGCCGCGCCGACCTGATTCCCAACCTGGTCGCGACGGTGAAGGCCGCAGGCGCGCAGGAGAAGGCGATCCTGACCGAAGTGACCCAGGCGCGCGCATCGGCCAACCAGGTGCAGGTATCGGGCGACGACCTGACCGACCCCAACAAGATGGCGGCGTACCAGCGCGCGCAGGCCGGCGTCACGCTGTCGCTGCAGCGGTTGCAGGAGGCGTATCCCGAGCTGAAGAGCCAGGGCAATTATACCACCCTGATGAGCCAGCTCGAGGGGACCGAGAACCGCATCACCATTGCGCGGAACGACTACAACACCGCGGTGCAGGCGTATAACACGCGCATCCGCACCTTCCCCGACGCGGTGGGGGCGAAGATCTTCTACGGCGCGAAGCCGCTGACGCCGTTCCAGGCGACGACGCCCGGCGCAGAGACGGCGCCGTCGGTCGGCGCCGCGTTCGGCAACGCGAGCTGA
- the mscL gene encoding large conductance mechanosensitive channel protein MscL, translating to MFNEFKTFIMRGNVLDLAIAVIIGAAFGKIVTSLTEDILMPVIGKIFGGLDFSSYFLVLGAVPPELTGSTDYAALKKAGVPLLGYGEFVTQAVNFVIVAFIIFLLVRAVNRLMPKPVEAPAAEAADIALLREIRDELRTRRV from the coding sequence ATGTTCAACGAATTCAAGACGTTCATCATGCGCGGCAACGTGCTCGACCTCGCGATCGCGGTCATCATCGGGGCTGCGTTCGGCAAGATCGTGACGTCGCTGACCGAAGACATCCTCATGCCGGTGATCGGAAAGATCTTCGGCGGGCTCGATTTCTCGAGCTACTTTCTGGTACTGGGTGCCGTCCCGCCCGAGCTTACCGGATCGACCGACTATGCCGCGTTGAAGAAGGCTGGCGTGCCGTTGCTCGGCTATGGCGAGTTCGTGACGCAGGCGGTCAATTTCGTGATCGTCGCCTTCATCATCTTCCTGCTGGTGCGCGCCGTAAACCGCCTGATGCCGAAGCCGGTCGAGGCGCCTGCCGCCGAAGCCGCGGACATCGCGCTGCTGCGCGAGATCCGCGACGAACTGCGCACGCGGCGCGTCTAG
- a CDS encoding RrF2 family transcriptional regulator, whose product MLTQRSRYALRAMLYLATMKAGGPPVPMNRIAAVANVPRKFLELILADLREAGFLHSHRGKAGGYCLSRPPHMISLGEIIRVIEGPLALVPCVSRTAYRPCADCADEATCAIRHAMARVRDETARILDGTSLADATAEDLAAA is encoded by the coding sequence ATGTTGACGCAGCGTTCCCGCTACGCGCTTCGCGCGATGCTGTACCTGGCCACGATGAAGGCCGGGGGCCCGCCGGTGCCGATGAACCGCATCGCCGCCGTCGCGAACGTGCCGCGCAAGTTCCTGGAGCTGATCCTGGCCGACCTGCGAGAGGCGGGCTTCCTGCATTCGCACCGCGGCAAGGCCGGCGGTTATTGCCTGTCGCGCCCCCCGCACATGATTTCGCTGGGCGAGATCATCCGCGTGATCGAGGGGCCGCTGGCGCTGGTCCCCTGCGTCAGCCGCACCGCCTACCGCCCCTGCGCCGACTGCGCCGACGAGGCGACGTGCGCAATCCGCCACGCGATGGCGCGGGTGCGCGATGAAACCGCGCGGATCCTCGACGGCACCAGCCTGGCGGATGCCACCGCCGAGGATCTGGCCGCGGCCTAG
- a CDS encoding class II aldolase/adducin family protein, translating into MATLAEDRPQTMAPGEREARVDLAAAYRLVALYGWDDLIFTHLSARVPGPEHHFLINPYDMMFEEITASSLVKIDVAGNPVGPTTHPVNPAGFTIHSAIHMAREDAAAVMHLHTPNGQAVSAMEFGLLPHTQTAMIAGGDVAYHDYEGIATDLEERERLVADIGAKNAMILRNHGTLAVGNSVAACFLRLYFLERACEAQVKMLSAGRENLNTPPQGTPEKVAGQSAPAGMGMLAERLAWPALLRKLDRIDPSYRD; encoded by the coding sequence ATGGCCACGCTTGCCGAAGACCGCCCGCAGACGATGGCCCCCGGCGAACGCGAGGCGCGGGTCGATCTTGCCGCCGCCTACCGCCTGGTCGCGCTGTATGGCTGGGACGACCTGATCTTCACCCATTTGTCCGCGCGGGTGCCGGGGCCGGAGCATCATTTCCTCATCAACCCCTACGACATGATGTTCGAGGAGATCACTGCCTCCAGCCTGGTCAAGATCGACGTCGCCGGCAATCCGGTCGGGCCGACGACCCACCCCGTCAACCCGGCGGGCTTCACCATCCATTCGGCGATCCACATGGCGCGCGAGGATGCCGCCGCGGTCATGCACCTGCACACGCCGAACGGCCAGGCGGTGTCGGCGATGGAATTCGGACTGCTGCCCCACACCCAGACGGCGATGATCGCCGGCGGCGACGTCGCCTATCACGACTATGAAGGCATCGCGACCGACCTTGAGGAGCGCGAACGCCTCGTCGCCGATATCGGCGCGAAGAACGCGATGATCCTGCGCAACCACGGCACGCTGGCCGTCGGCAACAGCGTCGCGGCGTGTTTCCTGCGCCTCTATTTCCTGGAACGCGCGTGCGAGGCGCAGGTGAAGATGCTGTCGGCAGGCCGCGAGAACCTCAACACTCCGCCGCAGGGCACGCCCGAAAAAGTCGCCGGCCAGTCCGCCCCCGCCGGCATGGGCATGCTCGCCGAGCGGCTGGCATGGCCGGCGCTGCTCAGGAAGCTCGACCGGATCGACCCGAGCTATCGCGATTGA
- the ftsH gene encoding ATP-dependent zinc metalloprotease FtsH, translating into MNENDKQPDGSGGPGGNPWMKSLLVWVCILLGLALFVTVLGGPSATATGNTVPYSTFLDKVNEGTVKDVTISREQIAGTLSSGEKFRTVPIADPTLVPTLREKGVTIAAQPAEGGSIWVALLYQSLPLLLFLGIAFFVIRQMQKNSGSGAMGFGKSRAKMLTQKEGRVTFADVAGIDEAREELEEIVDFLKDPTKFARLGGKIPKGALLVGSPGTGKTLLARAIAGEAGVPFFTISGSDFVEMFVGVGASRVRDMFEQAKKSAPCIVFIDEIDAVGRHRGAGLGNGNDEREQTLNQLLVEMDGFDANEGIIIIAATNRPDVLDPALLRPGRFDRRVTVPLPDIEGRLKILEVHMKKVPVAPDVDARTIARGTPGMAGADLANLVNEAALMAARLGKRLVSMAQFELAKDRVIMGTEWKSLVMTDDEKRMTAYHEAGHAVVRVHTPASDPIHKATIIPRGGALGMVVSMPERDNYSYHRDKMFADLATVMGGRVAEELIFGHEKVSSGASGDIKQATKLARAMVTQWGMSEKLGMLMYEEQQGETFLGYSQTQRHNISNETALAIDSEIRALVDGGYDKAKQVLSDNIEHLHRVAKALLEFETLTGDEIKRLVAGEDIDRDAPGAAATTVPVSGTSIPKTRRPKGPFGSPAPQGA; encoded by the coding sequence ATGAACGAGAACGACAAGCAACCCGACGGCTCCGGTGGCCCCGGCGGCAATCCGTGGATGAAAAGCCTGCTGGTGTGGGTCTGCATCCTGCTGGGACTGGCGCTGTTCGTGACCGTGCTCGGCGGGCCTTCGGCGACCGCTACCGGCAATACGGTTCCCTATTCGACCTTCCTCGACAAGGTGAACGAGGGCACCGTCAAGGACGTGACGATCAGCCGCGAGCAGATCGCCGGCACGCTTTCGTCGGGCGAGAAGTTCCGCACCGTGCCGATCGCCGACCCGACGCTGGTGCCGACGCTGCGTGAGAAGGGCGTGACCATCGCCGCGCAGCCGGCGGAGGGCGGGTCGATCTGGGTCGCGCTGCTGTACCAGTCGCTGCCGCTGTTGCTGTTCCTGGGCATCGCGTTCTTCGTGATCCGCCAGATGCAGAAGAATTCGGGCTCGGGCGCGATGGGCTTCGGCAAGAGCCGCGCGAAGATGCTGACGCAGAAGGAAGGTCGCGTGACCTTCGCCGACGTCGCCGGCATCGACGAGGCGCGCGAGGAGCTGGAGGAAATCGTCGACTTCCTGAAGGATCCGACGAAATTCGCGCGGCTGGGCGGCAAGATCCCTAAGGGCGCATTGCTGGTCGGGTCGCCCGGCACCGGCAAGACGCTGCTGGCGCGCGCGATTGCGGGTGAAGCGGGCGTGCCGTTCTTCACCATTTCGGGCTCGGACTTCGTCGAGATGTTCGTCGGCGTTGGTGCGTCACGTGTGCGCGACATGTTCGAACAGGCCAAGAAGTCGGCGCCGTGCATCGTCTTCATCGACGAGATCGACGCCGTCGGCCGTCATCGCGGCGCGGGCCTCGGCAACGGCAACGACGAGCGCGAGCAGACGCTGAACCAGCTGCTGGTCGAGATGGACGGCTTCGACGCGAACGAGGGCATCATCATCATCGCGGCGACCAACCGCCCCGACGTGCTCGACCCCGCGCTGCTGCGTCCGGGCCGGTTTGATCGCCGCGTGACGGTGCCGCTCCCTGATATCGAGGGGCGTTTGAAGATCCTCGAAGTCCATATGAAGAAGGTGCCGGTGGCGCCCGATGTCGATGCCCGCACGATTGCGCGCGGCACGCCGGGCATGGCGGGTGCGGACCTCGCCAATCTGGTCAACGAAGCCGCGCTGATGGCGGCGCGGCTGGGCAAGCGGCTGGTGTCGATGGCGCAGTTCGAACTCGCCAAGGACCGCGTCATCATGGGCACCGAGTGGAAATCGCTGGTGATGACCGACGACGAGAAGCGGATGACCGCCTATCACGAGGCCGGCCACGCCGTGGTGCGCGTCCACACGCCTGCGTCGGACCCGATCCACAAGGCGACGATCATCCCGCGTGGCGGCGCGCTCGGCATGGTCGTGTCGATGCCCGAGCGCGACAACTACTCGTACCACCGCGACAAGATGTTCGCCGATCTCGCGACCGTCATGGGCGGGCGTGTGGCGGAGGAGCTGATCTTCGGTCACGAGAAGGTGTCGAGCGGCGCCAGCGGCGACATCAAGCAGGCGACGAAGCTCGCCCGCGCGATGGTGACGCAGTGGGGCATGTCCGAGAAGCTCGGTATGCTGATGTACGAGGAGCAGCAGGGCGAGACGTTCCTGGGCTATTCGCAGACGCAGCGGCACAATATCTCGAACGAAACCGCGCTCGCGATCGACAGCGAGATTCGCGCGCTGGTCGATGGCGGGTACGACAAGGCCAAGCAGGTGCTGTCGGACAACATCGAGCACCTCCACCGCGTCGCCAAGGCGTTGCTGGAATTCGAAACGCTGACCGGCGACGAGATCAAGCGGCTGGTGGCGGGCGAGGATATCGACCGCGACGCGCCGGGCGCCGCGGCGACGACGGTGCCGGTCAGCGGCACGTCGATCCCGAAGACCCGGCGCCCCAAGGGACCGTTCGGATCGCCGGCACCGCAAGGCGCCTGA
- the tilS gene encoding tRNA lysidine(34) synthetase TilS, producing MGIDPAATDRFREDVAWVAGATPAIDRPLALAVSGGPDSMAMLALAVAAFPGCVVAATIDHGLRAGSADEAAMVAGWCAGADVPHAVLRPAAEWSPRTVQADARHVRYALLADWALAAGALALATAHHADDQAETFLMRAARGSGVAGLAGIRPRWLWERHRWHRGYPEGGVVAVADVDALPVVRPLLDWRREELAVVCAAAGMPSVRDPSNADDRFDRVRARRWLATQPDLDARALARSAAACAEADAAISAMMDVLRGERARDSDVYECTYDIAGLPRELCRRLARDAIGYVRDVQGITEGRWSDANNVEPLLDALEAGGQATLAGVLASAKGALWHFRKAPPRRAT from the coding sequence ATGGGGATCGATCCCGCCGCGACCGATCGCTTTCGCGAGGACGTGGCGTGGGTGGCCGGCGCGACGCCCGCCATCGACCGTCCGCTGGCGCTCGCGGTGTCGGGCGGACCCGACAGCATGGCGATGCTCGCGCTGGCGGTGGCCGCATTCCCCGGCTGCGTCGTCGCCGCGACGATCGACCACGGCCTGCGGGCAGGGTCGGCGGACGAGGCGGCGATGGTCGCAGGCTGGTGCGCGGGTGCCGACGTTCCCCACGCCGTCCTGCGTCCCGCCGCGGAATGGTCGCCGCGCACCGTGCAGGCCGACGCCCGGCACGTCCGATACGCCCTGCTGGCCGACTGGGCGCTTGCCGCCGGCGCGCTGGCGCTCGCGACGGCGCATCACGCCGACGATCAGGCCGAGACGTTCCTGATGCGCGCCGCGCGCGGATCGGGGGTCGCGGGTCTCGCCGGTATCCGTCCCCGCTGGTTGTGGGAACGGCACCGCTGGCATCGCGGCTATCCGGAGGGTGGCGTGGTCGCGGTGGCGGATGTGGACGCGCTGCCGGTCGTGCGCCCTCTGCTCGATTGGCGACGGGAGGAGCTGGCGGTGGTGTGTGCGGCGGCGGGCATGCCGAGCGTTCGGGATCCGAGCAACGCCGACGACCGGTTCGACCGCGTGCGCGCACGGCGCTGGCTGGCGACGCAGCCCGATCTCGACGCGCGCGCGCTCGCCCGCTCCGCCGCCGCCTGTGCCGAGGCGGACGCCGCGATCTCGGCAATGATGGACGTGCTGCGAGGCGAGCGGGCGCGCGACTCGGATGTGTACGAATGCACCTACGATATCGCCGGCCTGCCGCGCGAGCTGTGCCGGCGGCTGGCGCGCGACGCGATCGGCTACGTCCGCGATGTCCAGGGCATCACCGAGGGGCGCTGGTCCGACGCCAACAATGTCGAACCGCTGCTCGACGCGCTGGAGGCGGGCGGGCAGGCGACGCTGGCCGGGGTGCTGGCGTCGGCGAAGGGTGCGCTATGGCACTTCCGAAAGGCCCCGCCGCGCCGCGCGACCTGA
- a CDS encoding tetratricopeptide repeat protein: MRTMMLAALTALTMVSAAPATAQIAVEGRVDRLEREMRAVQRKVFPGGAGGIVEPEITAARTPIDSPGTPAGSAVADLTARVSALESSVRSVTGEVEQANFRVRQLEESFAAYKRATDARFKAIEDGAASAATAPVAGAVSPAAVAASGNTAPAPARQTRPATTPVATRPAPAAAADPERVDAVAAIEKPSTSDPAEDGYTYGFRLWSAKLYPEAEAALKTVADKYPRHRRASFAQNLLGRAYLDEGKPSLASLAFYDSYKKWPEGERAPDSLFYLAQALVKLKKPATDVCKVYSELTEVYGDKIGASMKADVEKGRAAQKCK, translated from the coding sequence ATGCGTACGATGATGCTGGCGGCTCTGACTGCCCTGACGATGGTTTCGGCGGCGCCCGCGACGGCGCAGATCGCGGTCGAGGGCCGCGTCGACCGACTGGAGCGCGAGATGCGCGCGGTACAGCGCAAGGTGTTTCCCGGCGGCGCCGGTGGCATCGTCGAGCCCGAGATCACCGCCGCGCGCACCCCGATCGACTCGCCCGGCACGCCCGCGGGCAGCGCCGTCGCCGATCTGACCGCCCGCGTCAGCGCGCTGGAATCGAGTGTCCGCAGCGTGACCGGCGAAGTCGAACAGGCCAATTTCCGCGTCCGCCAGCTCGAGGAATCCTTCGCCGCCTACAAGCGCGCGACCGATGCCCGGTTCAAGGCGATCGAGGATGGCGCGGCGAGCGCGGCCACCGCGCCGGTGGCGGGCGCAGTATCGCCCGCGGCGGTCGCGGCCAGCGGCAACACCGCACCGGCACCCGCGCGCCAGACCCGGCCCGCGACCACGCCTGTCGCGACCCGCCCCGCGCCTGCGGCTGCCGCCGATCCCGAACGCGTCGATGCCGTCGCCGCGATCGAGAAGCCATCGACCAGCGACCCGGCAGAGGACGGCTATACCTATGGCTTCCGCCTGTGGAGCGCGAAGCTGTATCCGGAGGCCGAGGCCGCGCTGAAGACCGTCGCCGACAAATATCCGCGCCACCGCCGCGCCAGCTTCGCGCAGAACCTGCTGGGCCGCGCGTATCTGGACGAAGGCAAGCCGAGCCTCGCCAGCCTGGCCTTCTACGACAGCTACAAGAAATGGCCCGAGGGCGAGCGTGCGCCCGACAGCCTATTCTACCTCGCCCAGGCGCTGGTGAAGCTGAAGAAGCCGGCGACCGACGTCTGCAAGGTCTATTCCGAGCTGACCGAAGTCTATGGCGACAAGATCGGCGCGAGCATGAAGGCCGATGTCGAGAAGGGCCGCGCCGCGCAGAAGTGCAAGTGA
- a CDS encoding helix-turn-helix domain-containing protein gives MSESETIDTASRVPMRPGERLRDARSAQRLEISDIAQRTRIPQRHLEAIEAGNYASLPSTTYAVGFGKAYARAVGLDEVAIANEIRGEIASDWDRPATAAPVYEVEDNSRVPSRGLVVGGIVVALLVLAGVFLWYGTNLFRGGTPSGTASAPVAEVAMPVPAPGTTSPAAPPQVTITANDEVWVRIYDAADTTLLMKTMAPGERYDVPSDANRPMINVGRPDKLSIMVNGAAVAPLGDGKRAIKDVPVDAQALLARGAPAGAGTTAPATPAPATPAPAAAPTAAPTVASAPTPAATPTPRASPTARATPRARPTPRPTARATEVAVPPPVIGNGIYEP, from the coding sequence ATGAGCGAGAGCGAGACGATCGACACCGCGAGCCGCGTGCCGATGCGCCCGGGCGAGCGCCTGCGCGACGCACGCTCTGCGCAGCGGCTGGAAATCTCCGATATCGCGCAGCGCACCCGCATCCCGCAGCGCCACCTGGAGGCGATCGAGGCGGGCAATTACGCCAGCCTGCCCTCGACCACCTATGCGGTCGGATTCGGCAAGGCCTATGCCCGCGCGGTCGGGCTGGACGAGGTCGCCATCGCCAACGAAATCCGCGGCGAGATCGCGAGCGACTGGGATCGCCCGGCGACGGCGGCGCCGGTGTACGAGGTCGAGGACAACAGCCGCGTGCCGTCGCGCGGCCTCGTCGTCGGCGGCATCGTCGTCGCGCTGCTGGTGCTGGCGGGCGTCTTCCTGTGGTACGGCACCAACCTGTTCCGCGGCGGCACCCCATCCGGCACGGCGTCCGCGCCGGTCGCCGAGGTCGCGATGCCGGTGCCGGCGCCCGGCACCACCTCACCCGCCGCGCCGCCGCAGGTGACGATCACCGCCAACGACGAGGTGTGGGTGCGCATCTACGACGCCGCCGACACCACGCTCTTGATGAAGACGATGGCGCCGGGCGAACGCTATGACGTGCCGTCCGATGCCAACCGGCCGATGATCAACGTCGGGCGCCCCGACAAGCTGTCGATCATGGTGAACGGCGCCGCGGTCGCGCCGCTGGGCGACGGCAAGCGTGCGATCAAGGACGTACCGGTCGATGCACAGGCGCTGCTGGCGCGCGGCGCGCCGGCTGGGGCGGGGACGACAGCGCCCGCGACGCCTGCGCCGGCGACGCCTGCGCCCGCCGCCGCGCCGACAGCCGCGCCGACGGTGGCATCGGCCCCGACTCCGGCTGCGACGCCGACGCCGCGCGCCAGCCCGACGGCGCGCGCCACGCCGCGCGCGCGCCCGACGCCGCGTCCCACCGCACGCGCGACCGAGGTCGCCGTGCCGCCGCCGGTAATTGGCAACGGCATCTACGAACCGTGA